A single genomic interval of Acidovorax sp. 1608163 harbors:
- a CDS encoding GspH/FimT family pseudopilin, with the protein MYAAAAFSDRRRGLQRPGGFTLVELLVVFAIMAMLAALTPLAYDRFKASSEYRDTVRTMMGQMRAARQKALTEGREVRFSLDMRQRLYRVDGAAPKVLPTSLDVKATVASTETTQNVAAIRFLPQGGATGGSIEILRATGAGTRLRVDWLSGRVTQEALLP; encoded by the coding sequence GTGTACGCAGCCGCAGCTTTTTCTGACCGGCGCAGGGGCTTGCAACGCCCGGGCGGCTTCACCTTGGTGGAGCTGCTGGTGGTGTTCGCCATCATGGCGATGCTGGCCGCGCTGACGCCCTTGGCATATGACCGCTTCAAAGCCTCATCCGAATACCGGGACACCGTGCGAACCATGATGGGGCAGATGCGGGCAGCCCGGCAAAAGGCGCTGACCGAGGGGCGTGAAGTACGCTTCTCGCTGGACATGCGCCAGCGCCTGTATCGGGTGGATGGTGCCGCGCCCAAAGTGCTGCCAACCTCATTGGATGTCAAAGCCACGGTGGCGAGCACCGAGACCACCCAGAACGTAGCCGCCATCCGCTTCCTGCCCCAAGGTGGGGCCACTGGCGGGAGTATTGAGATTCTGCGGGCCACAGGTGCAGGCACTCGGCTGCGCGTGGACTGGCTGTCAGGGC
- the gspG gene encoding type II secretion system major pseudopilin GspG translates to MAISLIQRILGKTPRATVRRSKGFTLIELLVVLAILTMLAGLVGPRVLSQLGGAKSKTASVQISDLDKSMELFKLDVGRYPTTEEGLEALMKRPGSVNGWNGPYLKGELPKDPWGNAYRYANPGNGNFEIVSLGSDGAPGGEGEAADIRNKP, encoded by the coding sequence ATGGCAATTTCCCTCATTCAACGCATTCTTGGCAAAACGCCCCGTGCTACGGTGCGTCGCTCCAAGGGCTTCACCCTGATCGAATTGCTGGTGGTGTTGGCCATTCTCACCATGCTGGCAGGTTTGGTCGGGCCTAGGGTGCTGAGCCAGTTGGGTGGCGCTAAGTCCAAAACGGCCAGTGTCCAGATTTCCGATCTCGACAAATCGATGGAGCTGTTCAAGCTGGACGTGGGCCGCTATCCCACGACGGAAGAGGGGCTGGAGGCGCTGATGAAGCGCCCAGGCTCCGTCAATGGCTGGAACGGCCCCTATCTCAAGGGCGAACTGCCCAAAGACCCTTGGGGCAATGCCTACCGTTATGCAAACCCTGGTAACGGTAACTTTGAAATCGTCTCGCTTGGCTCTGATGGCGCCCCCGGGGGCGAGGGCGAAGCTGCAGACATCCGCAACAAGCCCTGA
- a CDS encoding type II secretion system F family protein, with amino-acid sequence MPDFFWRAAAADGNVATGRLSAANEVAAIRQLRSQGLTPLAVQDAEQAARTGMAQAVQSAAPVAGEGGFRPAKVRVDKSPVKAKDVLAFTSELAIMLRAGLALDNALRVLIEMSYKPAVGALLQGVLEAVKGGTPLSRALQAHRDLFGDFYINMVRSGEASGQMSGVLDRLVEHLERQRALRESVVSATIYPAILVTVAIISLVVMLGFVVPQFEKLFAEMGDALPMPTRIVMGLGKAFTQYGLVIGIAVVGLGGLVGRWLRSPGGRSWWQSRLLRLPLVGGIALKYQLTLFSRSLGTLLGNGVPMLTALHIATDTVGNVVLQQSLVRVAPIVKEGGRVVQALQSTGIFEPLAINLVRVGEETGRVGPMMLELAAILNREVETGIKRLLTLVEPVLILVLGVLIAAIIVSILMGILSVNDLAV; translated from the coding sequence ATGCCTGATTTTTTCTGGCGAGCCGCTGCCGCAGACGGCAATGTAGCCACTGGGCGGCTGAGTGCTGCCAACGAAGTCGCGGCTATCCGCCAGTTGCGCAGCCAAGGCCTGACCCCTTTGGCCGTTCAGGATGCGGAGCAGGCTGCGCGCACGGGTATGGCACAGGCCGTACAGTCGGCTGCCCCCGTGGCTGGCGAGGGAGGCTTTCGACCTGCCAAGGTGCGAGTCGACAAAAGCCCCGTCAAGGCCAAGGACGTGTTGGCCTTCACTTCTGAGCTGGCCATCATGCTGCGCGCCGGGCTAGCGCTGGACAACGCTTTGCGCGTGCTGATCGAGATGAGCTACAAGCCCGCAGTGGGGGCCTTGCTGCAGGGTGTTTTGGAGGCCGTCAAGGGTGGTACTCCACTCAGCCGTGCCTTACAAGCCCATCGCGACCTGTTTGGTGACTTCTATATCAACATGGTCCGCTCTGGCGAGGCCAGTGGCCAGATGTCTGGCGTGTTGGACCGGTTGGTGGAGCATCTGGAGCGCCAGCGCGCGCTGCGCGAGAGTGTTGTCTCCGCCACCATCTACCCCGCCATTCTGGTCACGGTGGCCATCATTTCGTTAGTGGTCATGCTGGGCTTTGTGGTGCCCCAGTTTGAAAAACTGTTTGCCGAGATGGGCGATGCCTTGCCCATGCCTACGCGCATCGTGATGGGGCTTGGTAAGGCCTTCACTCAGTACGGTTTGGTCATCGGCATTGCGGTGGTGGGGCTGGGCGGGCTGGTTGGCCGCTGGCTGCGCTCCCCTGGTGGGCGCAGCTGGTGGCAGTCGCGCCTGTTGCGTTTGCCACTGGTGGGTGGTATCGCGCTGAAATACCAGCTCACACTTTTCTCGCGCTCGTTGGGAACCCTGCTCGGCAATGGTGTTCCCATGCTCACGGCTCTGCACATCGCTACCGATACGGTGGGCAATGTCGTGTTGCAACAATCGTTGGTGCGGGTCGCCCCCATCGTCAAGGAAGGGGGGCGGGTCGTGCAGGCCCTTCAGTCCACAGGCATTTTTGAGCCCCTGGCCATCAATCTGGTCCGCGTGGGCGAAGAAACGGGCCGCGTGGGCCCCATGATGCTGGAGCTGGCGGCTATTTTGAACCGCGAGGTGGAGACCGGCATCAAACGCCTGCTGACCCTGGTCGAGCCCGTGCTGATTTTGGTGCTGGGGGTGCTGATTGCCGCCATCATCGTGTCCATCCTGATGGGGATTCTCTCGGTCAACGATCTGGCGGTGTAG
- the gspE gene encoding type II secretion system ATPase GspE translates to MTLTEPTFANPLSQPAPERERLGEMLVKAGKLSARDLERALSAQQELGNLLGQVLVQLGVVSELDVAHALARQLNIPFLAVDAFPAEPPEVPGLLSEFLHTNAVYPLSVTDGELAVAMARPQDAFVLKALRLSTGLAIRPHLALEADIEKALSEPVSEEVQEESDDFDTGNDAGDFVEHLKDLASEAPVIRLVNAIVSRVIDMRASDIHLEPFDDGLHVRYRVDGVIHNADVVPPRLSAAVNSRVKLLAHLDIAERRLPQDGRIKMRVKGRELDLRVSTVPTVHGESVVMRVLDRASVRLDLEKMGFESDLLVRFNALLAKPHGILLVTGPTGSGKTTTLYAALAKLDSATQKIITVEDPVEYQLEGINQIQVHAQINLTFANALRSILRQDPDIIMIGEMRDGETAQIAVQSALTGHLVLSTLHTNTAAGAIIRMQDMGVERYLITSAVNGVLAQRLVRTLCEHCKEPYTMEPALMQGSGLERFCKPGTQVYRPVGCEECRGSGYKGRTGIHELLVLDEPMRRAVLDGRDASVLHGIALQSGMLSLHEDGLRKVAAGVTTLDELARVTQDQSDA, encoded by the coding sequence ATGACCCTCACAGAACCCACCTTTGCAAATCCTTTGTCACAGCCCGCGCCTGAGCGTGAGCGACTGGGCGAAATGCTGGTTAAAGCCGGCAAGCTGTCGGCCCGCGACTTGGAGCGCGCCCTTTCTGCGCAGCAGGAGCTGGGCAATCTGCTGGGGCAGGTGCTGGTCCAGTTGGGGGTGGTGTCTGAGCTGGATGTAGCGCATGCGCTGGCCCGTCAGCTCAATATCCCGTTCCTTGCTGTGGATGCGTTTCCGGCAGAGCCACCCGAGGTGCCTGGGCTGCTGTCGGAGTTCCTGCATACCAATGCGGTGTATCCGCTCTCGGTGACGGATGGTGAGCTGGCCGTGGCCATGGCACGTCCGCAAGATGCGTTTGTGCTCAAGGCGCTGCGCCTGTCCACCGGGCTCGCCATCCGCCCTCACCTGGCGCTGGAAGCCGACATTGAAAAAGCCCTGTCCGAGCCGGTGAGCGAGGAGGTGCAGGAAGAGTCCGACGATTTCGACACCGGCAATGATGCGGGCGACTTTGTCGAGCACCTCAAGGATCTGGCCAGCGAAGCGCCGGTGATCCGCCTAGTGAACGCCATCGTCAGCCGTGTGATCGATATGCGGGCCTCGGACATCCATCTGGAACCCTTCGATGACGGCTTGCATGTGCGGTATCGCGTGGATGGTGTCATCCACAACGCCGATGTGGTTCCCCCTCGACTGAGTGCCGCCGTCAACTCGCGGGTGAAGCTGCTGGCGCACCTGGACATTGCAGAGCGCCGACTTCCGCAGGACGGGCGCATCAAGATGCGTGTGAAGGGCCGCGAGTTGGACCTGCGTGTTTCTACCGTACCTACGGTGCACGGTGAAAGCGTGGTGATGCGGGTTCTTGACCGTGCCAGCGTGCGCTTGGATCTGGAAAAGATGGGGTTTGAATCCGATCTGCTGGTGCGCTTCAACGCACTGTTGGCCAAGCCGCACGGCATCCTGCTCGTCACGGGGCCCACGGGCTCTGGCAAGACCACTACGCTCTATGCCGCGCTGGCCAAGCTTGATTCGGCCACGCAGAAAATTATCACCGTCGAAGACCCGGTGGAATACCAGCTCGAAGGCATCAACCAGATCCAGGTGCACGCGCAGATCAATCTGACGTTTGCCAATGCCTTGCGCTCTATCCTGCGCCAAGACCCTGACATCATCATGATCGGGGAAATGCGCGACGGCGAGACCGCTCAAATTGCGGTGCAGTCCGCGCTCACCGGCCACTTGGTGCTTTCCACACTGCACACCAACACCGCAGCGGGGGCGATCATCCGCATGCAGGACATGGGAGTGGAACGCTATCTGATCACCTCCGCAGTCAACGGCGTGTTGGCCCAGCGCCTGGTGCGCACGCTGTGCGAACACTGCAAGGAGCCCTACACCATGGAGCCTGCTCTGATGCAGGGCTCGGGTCTGGAGCGCTTTTGCAAACCCGGCACGCAGGTCTACCGCCCTGTCGGGTGTGAAGAGTGCCGCGGCTCTGGCTACAAGGGGCGCACCGGTATCCACGAACTGCTGGTGCTGGACGAACCCATGCGCCGTGCCGTGCTGGACGGGCGCGACGCCAGCGTGCTGCATGGCATTGCCCTGCAGTCGGGCATGTTGAGCCTGCACGAAGATGGCCTGCGCAAAGTGGCTGCAGGCGTGACCACCTTGGACGAATTGGCCCGAGTGACGCAGGACCAGTCCGATGCCTGA
- a CDS encoding beta-galactosidase: MNTSPSLLRSGWWLSALAASLAGALGAEGWRLHSHLTQPDGPLPRQQPTVLAPMIGVIEPCILPASNAPQPDSLQTQCSNAQGSAAALVEATLQELASTRTTAGVSHSAVREGWELGYTLPVPLLQLFKEQAGGWQIDQPLVDKLARTVRDSERPVVVYLFATHFASHAPLEQALAADPRNLAQTRDGPMPAGKYYGEPVYYWNIADPEAPVNLRRREAAAAMVGALCALEPRHRSKIRAVTLLGEVHHYFPDFEQGMGFGGPYRVTDYSPASQAGFQDFLRTQFGTIEALNRAVGGSFASWEAITPPSKDIRTEPLAHFNEHIDSYAQGVLPVSGWAFRAGRAPGSHAQVLVYRNGELAGRAPISLSRQDVLQAKPEFGEANTGWRVDLDFRHWPAGLHRLDFYLQEDMRPLAPLGTRQVAIMDRQQATPLEQPLAGQLPQTATQAAPAVAAWQAHIDSPAQLSSYYYNPLVPLWHTFRAKQVARYIEAFGKAVVQPSCLHNVPTYTHQIVPFSNPGWDAQKFAVEESLAGLHNIRLGVSLYGEASYGDSFGAWYAQRQRLRAPRSGPEAYGVTEFHPLKGMDATEWNKTLQAHQRRGAAFLSFFMEPRWEGQRVERGHNIFSIDPENQQFRSDALYRAAQQTLEHSAPGNPGSR, encoded by the coding sequence ATGAACACCTCTCCCTCTCTTCTGCGCTCTGGCTGGTGGCTCAGTGCGCTGGCAGCCAGCTTGGCGGGAGCACTGGGCGCGGAGGGATGGAGGCTGCACTCCCATCTCACCCAACCTGACGGCCCACTGCCCCGCCAGCAGCCCACGGTGCTGGCGCCCATGATTGGGGTGATCGAACCCTGCATCCTGCCCGCCAGCAACGCACCGCAACCGGACTCACTGCAAACACAGTGCAGCAACGCACAGGGCTCGGCAGCTGCGCTGGTAGAGGCCACCCTGCAGGAACTCGCATCCACCCGCACAACCGCTGGAGTAAGCCACTCGGCTGTGCGGGAGGGCTGGGAGCTGGGCTACACCTTGCCCGTACCGCTGCTGCAACTCTTCAAAGAACAAGCAGGGGGCTGGCAGATTGACCAACCGCTGGTGGACAAACTGGCGCGCACTGTGCGCGACAGTGAGCGCCCCGTGGTGGTGTACCTGTTTGCAACCCACTTCGCGTCCCACGCCCCGTTGGAACAGGCTCTGGCTGCCGATCCACGCAACCTGGCGCAAACCCGCGACGGCCCCATGCCTGCTGGCAAGTACTACGGCGAGCCGGTGTACTACTGGAACATTGCCGACCCCGAAGCCCCCGTCAATCTGCGGCGCAGAGAGGCTGCTGCTGCCATGGTGGGCGCCTTGTGCGCGCTGGAGCCCCGCCACCGCAGCAAGATCCGCGCGGTCACGCTGCTGGGCGAGGTACACCACTACTTTCCGGACTTCGAGCAGGGCATGGGCTTTGGCGGGCCCTACCGCGTCACCGACTACAGCCCGGCATCGCAAGCAGGCTTTCAGGACTTTCTGCGCACCCAATTCGGCACGATCGAGGCGCTCAACAGGGCCGTGGGTGGCAGCTTTGCCTCATGGGAGGCGATCACCCCCCCGTCCAAGGACATCCGCACAGAGCCCCTTGCCCACTTCAATGAACACATCGACTCCTATGCCCAAGGGGTGCTGCCCGTATCAGGCTGGGCGTTTCGGGCAGGCCGCGCACCAGGCAGCCACGCCCAAGTGCTGGTCTATCGCAATGGCGAATTGGCGGGACGTGCTCCCATCAGCCTGAGCCGCCAGGATGTGCTGCAGGCCAAACCAGAGTTTGGCGAAGCCAACACAGGCTGGCGGGTGGACCTGGACTTTCGCCACTGGCCCGCTGGGCTACACCGGCTGGACTTTTATCTGCAAGAAGATATGCGTCCCCTGGCCCCACTGGGAACCCGTCAGGTGGCGATCATGGACCGACAACAAGCCACCCCGTTGGAGCAGCCCTTGGCAGGCCAGCTGCCGCAAACCGCAACCCAAGCGGCACCAGCCGTTGCGGCCTGGCAGGCGCATATCGACAGCCCTGCCCAGCTCAGCTCCTACTACTACAACCCTTTGGTGCCCCTTTGGCACACCTTCAGGGCCAAGCAAGTGGCGCGGTACATCGAAGCGTTTGGCAAAGCAGTGGTGCAGCCATCCTGCCTACACAATGTGCCCACCTACACGCACCAGATCGTGCCGTTCTCCAACCCCGGTTGGGATGCACAGAAATTTGCTGTCGAGGAATCACTGGCGGGTCTGCACAACATCCGTCTCGGTGTAAGCCTGTACGGAGAAGCCAGCTACGGGGACTCATTCGGCGCGTGGTACGCCCAGCGCCAACGCTTGCGAGCCCCCCGCTCAGGCCCAGAGGCCTATGGCGTGACAGAGTTCCACCCGCTCAAGGGCATGGATGCCACCGAGTGGAACAAGACACTGCAAGCCCACCAGCGGCGCGGCGCTGCATTCCTGTCGTTCTTCATGGAGCCCCGCTGGGAAGGCCAGCGGGTGGAGCGCGGTCACAACATCTTCTCCATCGACCCGGAGAACCAGCAGTTTCGGTCAGACGCCCTGTACCGGGCTGCACAGCAAACGCTGGAGCACTCCGCGCCCGGTAACCCAGGCAGTCGCTAA
- the rfbC gene encoding dTDP-4-dehydrorhamnose 3,5-epimerase, protein MKATRLAIPDVVLIEPKVFGDARGFFFESFNQKAFNEATGTQHEFVQDNHSRSAKGVLRGLHYQIQQPQGKLVRVVRGAVLDVAVDIRKSSPTFGQWVAEELSEDNHRQLWVPPGFAHGFVVLSEMAEFLYKTTDYYAPQFERCIAWNDPALAIDWRLQGAQPLLSAKDAQGLALSLAEVFD, encoded by the coding sequence ATGAAAGCCACCCGCCTCGCCATTCCCGACGTTGTGTTGATCGAACCCAAAGTGTTCGGAGACGCCCGTGGTTTTTTCTTTGAAAGCTTCAACCAAAAAGCCTTCAACGAAGCCACGGGAACCCAGCACGAATTTGTGCAAGACAACCACAGCCGCAGCGCCAAGGGGGTGCTGCGCGGCTTGCACTACCAGATCCAGCAACCCCAAGGCAAGCTGGTGCGCGTGGTGCGCGGGGCCGTGTTGGATGTGGCGGTGGACATTCGCAAAAGCTCGCCCACCTTTGGCCAATGGGTGGCAGAGGAGCTGAGCGAAGACAACCACCGCCAACTGTGGGTGCCACCGGGCTTTGCGCACGGGTTTGTGGTGCTCAGCGAGATGGCGGAGTTTCTGTACAAGACCACGGACTACTACGCGCCGCAGTTTGAGCGCTGCATTGCGTGGAACGATCCCGCGCTGGCCATTGACTGGCGCCTACAGGGTGCGCAGCCGCTGCTATCGGCCAAGGATGCGCAGGGGCTGGCTTTGAGCCTGGCGGAGGTGTTTGACTGA
- the rfbA gene encoding glucose-1-phosphate thymidylyltransferase RfbA translates to MTPSTLQRKGIILAGGSGTRLHPATLAISKQLLPVYDKPMIYYPLSTLMLAGIRDILVISTPQDTPRFEQLLGDGSQWGLNLQYAVQASPDGLAQAFVIGEQFVGNAPSALVLGDNIFHGHDFHELLGSASARTEGASVFAYHVHDPERYGVAEFDAQGRVLSLEEKPKAPKSNYAVTGLYFYDNQVVDLAKGLKPSARGEYEITDLNRLYLEQGQLNVEIMGRGYAWLDTGTHESLLEAGQFIATLEHRQGLKIACLEEIAWRQRWIDDAQLERLAQPLTKSGYGQYLMRVLKEKIY, encoded by the coding sequence ATGACCCCATCCACCCTCCAGCGCAAAGGCATCATCCTGGCCGGCGGCTCTGGCACGCGCCTGCACCCGGCCACGCTGGCCATCAGCAAGCAACTGCTGCCGGTGTACGACAAGCCCATGATCTACTACCCGCTGAGCACCCTGATGCTGGCGGGCATCCGCGACATCCTGGTCATCAGCACCCCGCAAGACACGCCACGCTTTGAGCAACTGCTGGGCGACGGCAGCCAATGGGGCCTGAACCTGCAATACGCCGTGCAAGCCAGCCCCGACGGCCTGGCGCAAGCCTTTGTGATTGGCGAGCAATTCGTCGGCAACGCCCCCTCGGCCCTGGTGCTGGGCGACAACATCTTCCACGGCCACGACTTCCATGAACTGCTGGGCAGCGCCAGCGCCCGCACCGAGGGCGCCAGCGTCTTCGCCTACCACGTGCACGACCCCGAGCGCTACGGCGTTGCCGAATTCGACGCCCAAGGCCGGGTCCTGTCCTTGGAAGAAAAACCCAAGGCCCCCAAGTCCAACTACGCCGTCACGGGCCTGTACTTCTACGACAACCAGGTCGTCGACCTGGCCAAGGGCCTCAAGCCCTCCGCCCGGGGCGAATACGAAATCACCGACCTGAACCGCCTGTACCTGGAGCAAGGCCAGCTCAACGTCGAAATCATGGGCCGAGGCTACGCCTGGCTGGACACCGGCACCCACGAAAGCCTGCTCGAAGCCGGCCAATTCATCGCCACCCTGGAACACCGCCAGGGCCTCAAGATCGCCTGCCTGGAAGAAATCGCCTGGCGCCAACGCTGGATCGACGACGCCCAGCTAGAACGCCTGGCCCAGCCGCTCACCAAGAGCGGGTATGGGCAGTACCTGATGCGGGTGCTCAAAGAGAAGATTTACTAA
- the rfbD gene encoding dTDP-4-dehydrorhamnose reductase: MNILLFGKGGQVGWELQRSLAVLGQVTALDHDSTDHCGDFANPEGIAATVRALRPDVIVNAAAHTAVDKAESEPELARLLNATTPGVLAREAAALGAWLVHYSTDYVFDGSGTRPWVESDTPAPLSVYGRTKLEGEQLIQQSGAKHLILRTSWVYAARGGNFAKTMLRLAQERERLTVIDDQWGAPTGAELLADVTAHAIRHLQQRPQDAGLYHLVAGGEVTWNGYAKFVIEHANKAQSAIKIVANEIAPVPTSAFPTPAVRPHNSRLDTSKLQTTFGLTLPHWQAGVERMLTEIL; this comes from the coding sequence ATGAACATCCTGCTTTTTGGCAAGGGCGGGCAGGTCGGCTGGGAGCTGCAGCGCAGCCTGGCCGTGCTGGGCCAAGTCACGGCCCTGGACCATGACAGCACCGACCACTGCGGCGACTTCGCCAACCCCGAAGGCATCGCCGCCACCGTGCGTGCCCTCCGGCCTGATGTCATCGTCAATGCTGCAGCCCACACCGCCGTAGACAAGGCCGAGAGCGAACCCGAACTGGCCCGCCTGCTCAACGCCACCACCCCCGGCGTGCTGGCCCGCGAGGCTGCCGCCCTGGGCGCCTGGCTGGTGCACTACAGCACCGACTACGTGTTTGATGGCAGCGGCACCCGTCCCTGGGTTGAGAGCGACACCCCCGCGCCCCTGAGCGTGTACGGCCGCACCAAGCTCGAAGGCGAGCAGCTCATCCAGCAATCGGGCGCCAAGCACCTCATCCTGCGCACCAGCTGGGTGTATGCCGCGCGCGGCGGCAACTTTGCCAAGACCATGCTGCGCCTGGCGCAAGAGCGGGAACGCCTCACCGTCATCGACGACCAGTGGGGCGCCCCCACGGGTGCCGAGCTGCTGGCCGATGTGACGGCCCACGCCATCCGCCACCTACAGCAGCGCCCGCAAGACGCGGGCCTGTACCACTTGGTGGCAGGCGGCGAAGTGACCTGGAATGGCTATGCAAAATTTGTGATTGAGCACGCCAATAAAGCGCAATCAGCTATCAAAATAGTAGCGAATGAAATTGCACCCGTGCCTACCAGCGCCTTCCCCACCCCCGCCGTGCGCCCCCACAACTCGCGCTTGGACACCTCCAAGCTGCAAACCACCTTCGGCCTGACCTTGCCGCACTGGCAAGCAGGGGTTGAGCGCATGCTGACCGAAATCCTGTAA
- the rfbB gene encoding dTDP-glucose 4,6-dehydratase: MILVTGGAGFIGANFVLDWIANGDEPVVNLDKLTYAGNLHNLASVQGNPRHVFVQGDIGDTALLARLLAEHQPRAIVNFAAESHVDRSIHGPEDFIQTNVVGTFRLLEAARQYWQALPAIKKEAFRFLHVSTDEVYGTLSATDPAFTEDNTYEPNSPYSASKAASDHLVRAWHHTYGLPVLTTNCSNNYGPLHFPEKLIPLMIVNALAGKNLPVYGDGMQVRDWLYVRDHCSAIRRVLEAGRLGETYNVGGWNEKPNIDIVNTVCALLDELRPRADGQSYRTQITYVTDRPGHDRRYAIDARKIERELGWKPAETFDTGIRKTVQWYLDNPEWVAQVQSGAYREWVQKQYQASPASEAAGAVA; encoded by the coding sequence ATGATTTTGGTAACTGGCGGCGCCGGCTTCATTGGCGCCAACTTTGTGCTCGACTGGATTGCCAACGGCGACGAGCCCGTGGTCAACCTCGACAAACTCACCTACGCAGGCAACCTGCACAACCTCGCTAGCGTGCAGGGCAACCCCCGCCACGTCTTTGTGCAGGGCGACATTGGCGACACCGCCTTGCTCGCGCGCCTGCTGGCCGAGCACCAGCCCCGTGCCATCGTCAACTTTGCAGCCGAATCGCATGTGGACCGCTCCATCCACGGCCCCGAAGACTTCATCCAGACCAACGTCGTCGGCACCTTCAGGCTTTTGGAGGCTGCAAGGCAATACTGGCAAGCGCTGCCAGCTATCAAAAAAGAAGCGTTCCGCTTCCTGCACGTCTCTACCGACGAGGTCTACGGCACCCTCTCGGCCACCGACCCGGCCTTCACCGAAGACAACACCTACGAGCCCAACAGCCCGTACTCGGCCAGCAAGGCCGCCAGCGACCACCTAGTGCGCGCCTGGCACCACACCTACGGCCTGCCGGTGCTCACCACCAACTGCAGCAACAACTACGGCCCGCTGCACTTCCCCGAAAAGCTCATCCCCCTCATGATCGTCAACGCCCTGGCAGGCAAAAACCTGCCCGTGTACGGCGACGGCATGCAGGTGCGCGACTGGCTGTACGTGCGTGACCACTGCAGCGCCATCCGCCGCGTGCTCGAAGCCGGCCGCCTGGGCGAGACCTACAACGTGGGCGGCTGGAACGAAAAGCCCAACATCGACATCGTCAACACCGTGTGCGCCCTGCTCGACGAGCTGCGCCCCCGCGCTGACGGCCAGAGCTACCGCACCCAGATCACCTACGTCACCGACCGCCCCGGCCACGACCGCCGCTACGCCATCGACGCCCGCAAGATCGAGCGTGAGCTGGGCTGGAAGCCTGCCGAGACGTTTGACACCGGTATCCGCAAGACCGTGCAGTGGTACCTGGACAACCCCGAGTGGGTGGCGCAGGTGCAATCGGGTGCCTACCGCGAGTGGGTGCAAAAGCAATACCAAGCCAGCCCAGCGTCCGAGGCGGCAGGGGCGGTGGCATGA
- a CDS encoding phasin family protein yields MASKKSFPFGTDGNPLGGVPLSDAVKESAQQIWLAGLGAFSKAQAEGGKVFEALVKEGTTLQRKTQTVAEEKITEATQRMASAANEMGSRAAGQWDKLETIFEDRVAKALGRLGIPTARDLQALHDRIDALTAELAQARKTSAPRTAKAPAKTAGRTAGKATSTTAGKTAGKAAHPTPTKKAAPRARKPAAK; encoded by the coding sequence ATGGCAAGCAAGAAATCTTTTCCCTTCGGCACAGACGGCAACCCCTTGGGCGGCGTGCCGTTGAGCGATGCGGTCAAGGAATCGGCGCAGCAGATTTGGCTGGCGGGGCTGGGCGCGTTCTCCAAGGCCCAGGCAGAAGGCGGCAAGGTGTTTGAAGCGCTGGTGAAGGAAGGCACCACCCTGCAGCGCAAGACCCAGACCGTGGCCGAGGAAAAAATCACCGAGGCCACGCAACGCATGGCCAGCGCAGCCAACGAGATGGGCTCGCGCGCCGCAGGCCAGTGGGACAAGCTGGAGACCATTTTTGAAGACCGCGTGGCCAAGGCCCTGGGGCGGCTGGGCATCCCCACCGCACGGGACCTGCAAGCCCTGCACGACCGCATTGACGCCCTGACTGCCGAACTGGCCCAGGCCCGCAAAACCAGCGCACCACGCACCGCCAAAGCACCTGCCAAAACCGCAGGCAGAACGGCAGGCAAGGCCACCAGCACCACTGCCGGAAAAACCGCAGGCAAGGCAGCCCACCCCACCCCCACCAAAAAGGCCGCGCCCCGCGCACGCAAGCCAGCGGCCAAGTAA
- a CDS encoding TetR/AcrR family transcriptional regulator, with product MAKKAPRRTAQRILEVTLDLFNRFGEPNVSTTLISAELRISPGNLYYHYPAKDALINTLFDQYEAALNELLQASDSVHNVEDAWFFLHTLFELIWQYRFLYRDLNDLLSKNRRLETHLQAVLQRKEHAVQTLLQGMCAAQALHMDAPTQHTTATSMVVVLTYWLSYEYVRDPRHALEPANAQQALLRGAQHVLSLLLPYLDAAQRSHLQALTGAYAPPQAEGTAP from the coding sequence ATGGCCAAGAAAGCGCCGCGCCGCACGGCACAACGCATTCTGGAAGTGACGCTGGACCTGTTCAACCGGTTCGGCGAGCCCAATGTCTCCACCACCCTGATCTCTGCCGAGCTGCGCATCAGCCCCGGCAACCTTTACTACCACTACCCCGCCAAAGACGCGCTGATCAACACGCTGTTCGATCAGTACGAAGCCGCGCTGAACGAGCTGCTGCAGGCCAGCGACAGCGTGCACAACGTGGAAGACGCATGGTTCTTTCTGCACACCCTGTTTGAGCTGATCTGGCAGTACCGGTTTTTGTACCGCGACCTGAACGACCTGCTGTCCAAAAACCGCAGACTCGAAACCCACCTGCAAGCCGTACTGCAGCGCAAGGAGCACGCCGTGCAAACCCTGCTGCAAGGCATGTGCGCGGCCCAGGCACTGCACATGGACGCCCCCACCCAGCACACCACCGCCACCAGCATGGTGGTGGTGCTGACCTACTGGCTCAGCTACGAATACGTGCGCGACCCGCGCCATGCGCTGGAGCCCGCCAATGCCCAGCAGGCCCTGCTGCGGGGCGCCCAGCATGTGCTGAGCCTGCTGCTGCCCTACCTGGACGCTGCGCAGCGCAGCCACCTGCAAGCGCTGACGGGGGCCTATGCCCCGCCCCAGGCCGAAGGCACAGCCCCCTGA